CGAGGGAGCATAGCCGGCAAGGTTCTGTGACCGAGGCGCAACGAAGCCACAGGCCAAATTCGGCGCAACCCGAAGGGCGGCAGGTCTTTTGCAGCCAGACTTCGTGGCTCGCTCCTTACAGACCCATAACGGGTATGCTCGTCGCTCGCGCCTCGTCTGGCCGCAAAATCCCTTGCCGCGAACGTCATCGTATTTATGTCCATGACCACTAAGAATCCACAGGCGCCGTCCCCAACTGCCCCGTCTTGCGCGCGTGCCGTCCGTAAACCCATTCGAAAACCGGCGACGCCATCAGCGTGGTCACAATCGCCATGAGCACCATGATGGAGAACAAACCCGGTTCGATGACGCCCTTTTGCAGGCCGATGTTGATAATGATCAATTCCATCAGGCCGCGCGCGTTCATGAGTGTGCCCACGGCCAGCGCCGTGCGGTTGTCTTCGCCGTTCAGGCGCGCGGCAGCCCAGCACGCGCCTCCTTTGCCCAGGCACGCTGCCGCGAGCACCGCCAGAGCGATCAGCAGCATGGAGGGGTTGTTCACCATGTCCAGCCGGGTGTTGAGTCCGGAAAACGTGAAGAACATCGGCAGCAAAAATACCACGGCGAAAGGCGCAAGTTGGAACTGGAGCTCGCGCGCCAAAAGACCCCGGGGCATGGCGACGCCGAGAATGAATCCCCCAAAGACCGCGTGGATGCCGATGGCGTCGGTGAACCAGGCCGCGGCCGCAAATAACATCAGCACCACCGCCAGCAGCGTCGGGCTGACCTTGCCGGAGCGTTCGGCGGCAGTCCCCAGTCGAATCAGAAGCTTCCGCCCAATCGTCAGCACAACCACTCCGTAAGCAACTCCGCCCGCAATCGCTTTCACGGCGACGGCAGCGCCGGCTCCGAAACTGGCGAGCACAATGGCGAGCACGCACCACGCCGCGGCATCATCGATGGCGCCGGCCGCCAGCGCCAGTGTGCCAAGCGATGTACCCGTCAACCCGCGTTCGTAAATGATGCGGGCGAGCATCGGGAACGCGGTGATGGACATGGCCGCGCCGAGGAAGAGCACCGCTTCGTAGGTCTTCGCCTTGGCTGAGAAAAGGCCCGGAACCTTGATCAACCACAGCGCGAGAACCGCTCCCAGCACAAAGGGCGCGAGCATTCCGGACACCGAAACCGCCGCCGCGCTGTGAATCCGGCTGCGGAAGAGATCCGTTTTGAATTCCACGCCCACCAGAAACATGTAGAGCCCGACGCCCAATTGCGCGCCGACGTAAAGCACCTCGAGCGATTCCTTGGGA
This genomic stretch from Verrucomicrobiota bacterium harbors:
- a CDS encoding cation:proton antiporter codes for the protein MSGPQLSVAFFLQMFVILGVCRLVGVIARKFGQPQVVGEMIAGVLLGPSLLGLLFPELQQQLFPKESLEVLYVGAQLGVGLYMFLVGVEFKTDLFRSRIHSAAAVSVSGMLAPFVLGAVLALWLIKVPGLFSAKAKTYEAVLFLGAAMSITAFPMLARIIYERGLTGTSLGTLALAAGAIDDAAAWCVLAIVLASFGAGAAVAVKAIAGGVAYGVVVLTIGRKLLIRLGTAAERSGKVSPTLLAVVLMLFAAAAWFTDAIGIHAVFGGFILGVAMPRGLLARELQFQLAPFAVVFLLPMFFTFSGLNTRLDMVNNPSMLLIALAVLAAACLGKGGACWAAARLNGEDNRTALAVGTLMNARGLMELIIINIGLQKGVIEPGLFSIMVLMAIVTTLMASPVFEWVYGRHARKTGQLGTAPVDS